In Amycolatopsis endophytica, the following are encoded in one genomic region:
- a CDS encoding MFS transporter yields the protein MTTSPSRSAWTAVLCWLTVLIEGYDLVALGATIPTLLKGHHLGFTAAGATAVATVSLVGVAVGAAALGPLSDRLGRRVMLIGSVLLFSVFTLVLPLAPNVATFGVFRFVAGIGLGACMPVALTVMSENLPARRRASASTFTMTGYHVGAVLTSLLALAAVENWHVLFYGGGIAGLLVVPLMWWKLPESAAFLAAKEQPGAGKFSLRDLLGPKFRRISIAVWTGSFMGLLLVYGLNTWLPQLMRTAGYPLSTSITLLLVLNIGAIIGLVLAGTIADRFGIRPIARIWFATGAVLLALLSLKIGSSFVLNGLVLLTGVFVFSAQVLIYGYVAQAFPAQARGSALGMTSAVGRLGSILGPFVTGALVTAGVAYPWGFYFFAVVAALGLGAILLLGGGKREAPAPEAAELGSPGQERLQH from the coding sequence ATGACGACGTCTCCCTCCCGCTCGGCCTGGACGGCGGTGCTGTGCTGGCTGACCGTCCTGATCGAGGGCTACGACCTGGTCGCGCTCGGCGCCACGATCCCCACGCTGCTCAAGGGGCACCACCTCGGGTTCACCGCCGCCGGGGCGACCGCGGTGGCCACCGTGTCGCTGGTGGGTGTCGCGGTCGGCGCGGCCGCGCTCGGCCCGCTGTCCGACCGGCTCGGACGGCGCGTGATGCTGATCGGCTCGGTGCTGCTGTTCTCGGTGTTCACGCTGGTGCTGCCGCTCGCGCCGAACGTGGCGACGTTCGGCGTGTTCCGGTTCGTGGCCGGGATCGGCCTCGGCGCGTGCATGCCGGTGGCGCTGACGGTGATGTCGGAGAACCTGCCCGCGCGGCGCCGGGCCAGCGCCAGCACGTTCACGATGACCGGCTACCACGTGGGCGCGGTGCTGACCTCGCTGCTGGCGCTGGCCGCGGTGGAGAACTGGCACGTCCTGTTCTACGGCGGCGGGATCGCGGGACTGCTCGTCGTGCCGCTGATGTGGTGGAAGCTGCCGGAGTCGGCGGCCTTCCTGGCGGCGAAGGAGCAGCCCGGCGCCGGGAAGTTCAGCCTGCGCGACCTGCTCGGCCCGAAGTTCCGGCGCATCAGCATCGCCGTGTGGACCGGATCGTTCATGGGACTGCTGCTGGTGTACGGGCTCAACACGTGGCTGCCGCAGCTGATGCGGACCGCGGGCTACCCGCTGTCGACGTCGATCACGCTGCTGCTGGTGCTCAACATCGGCGCGATCATCGGACTGGTGCTCGCGGGCACGATCGCCGACCGCTTCGGCATCCGCCCGATCGCCCGGATCTGGTTCGCCACCGGCGCGGTGCTGCTGGCGCTGCTCAGCCTGAAGATCGGCAGCAGCTTCGTGCTCAACGGGCTCGTGCTGCTGACCGGCGTGTTCGTGTTCTCCGCGCAGGTGCTCATCTACGGCTACGTCGCGCAGGCCTTCCCGGCGCAGGCCCGCGGCTCGGCGCTCGGCATGACCTCCGCGGTCGGACGTCTGGGCTCCATCCTGGGCCCGTTCGTGACCGGCGCGCTCGTCACGGCCGGTGTGGCCTACCCGTGGGGCTTCTACTTCTTCGCGGTCGTGGCGGCGCTGGGGCTGGGGGCGATCCTGTTGCTGGGCGGCGGAAAGCGCGAGGCACCGGCTCCTGAGGCGGCGGAGCTGGGGTCACCGGGCCAGGAACGGCTCCAGCACTGA
- a CDS encoding alpha/beta fold hydrolase has protein sequence MPAELRRVRTNGIETTVAMAGAVPAVLLLHGFQHTWQVWREIIGVLATRYRVLAPDMRWTGSDAEVGYDAATLAEDALGILGACGERCATVAVREAFVRACTGPAAPRRAFSYYRALPESARQLEAATRVHRLTVPTLAVGAHPVGDALARQLSPFTDELTSYVIEDCGHIIPLDRPEALLSVLEPFLAR, from the coding sequence GTGCCCGCCGAACTGCGGCGTGTCCGGACGAACGGCATCGAGACCACCGTGGCGATGGCCGGGGCGGTCCCGGCAGTGTTGCTGCTCCACGGCTTCCAACACACCTGGCAGGTGTGGCGGGAAATCATCGGCGTTCTCGCGACACGGTACCGGGTTCTCGCCCCCGACATGCGCTGGACCGGCAGCGACGCCGAGGTCGGCTACGACGCCGCGACCCTCGCCGAGGACGCGCTCGGCATCCTCGGCGCGTGCGGGGAACGCTGCGCCACGGTGGCCGTCCGGGAGGCGTTCGTCCGCGCCTGCACGGGCCCGGCCGCGCCGCGCCGCGCGTTCTCCTACTACCGCGCCCTCCCGGAAAGCGCCCGGCAACTCGAAGCCGCGACACGGGTGCACCGGCTGACGGTCCCGACTCTGGCGGTGGGGGCGCACCCGGTCGGCGACGCGCTCGCCCGCCAGCTGAGCCCGTTCACGGACGAGTTGACCTCGTACGTCATCGAGGACTGTGGGCACATCATCCCGCTCGACCGGCCGGAGGCGCTGCTCTCAGTGCTGGAGCCGTTCCTGGCCCGGTGA
- a CDS encoding winged helix-turn-helix transcriptional regulator encodes MPPHVHYRLTGLGLSLEAALAVVREWAEAHRAEIDRNRS; translated from the coding sequence GTGCCGCCCCACGTGCACTACCGGCTCACCGGCCTCGGCCTGTCGCTGGAGGCCGCGCTCGCCGTGGTCCGCGAGTGGGCCGAGGCACACAGGGCCGAGATCGACCGGAACCGGAGTTGA
- a CDS encoding BCCT family transporter, with amino-acid sequence MSADSESEVRARVPEETGVAGHHPDEHVPPVVAADKPPETDRTVFGVAAVLALAIILWGIISPTSLADVAGTVLNDAVIPYGGWAFVLVASGFVVFAVTLAISRYGRIRLGQDGEKPEFRTSSWIAMMFSAGMGIGLMFFGVYEPVSHLASPPPGTVAPNSDDAVHTAMATTLFHWTVHPWAIYAVVGLAIAYSTFRRGRSQLISSVFAPLFGKRRTEGPLGKAIDVMAIFATLFGSAASLGLGALQVGGGMASVGWIDNPGTGLLVAIIAILTVAFIASAVSGVAKGIQWLSNINMVLAALLAVFVLVVGPTVLILNLVPNAIGDYFRELAEMSGRSGVTGGAEMQTWLSGWTVFYWAWWISWTPFVGMFIARISRGRTIRQFIIGVIAVPSVVSLIWFAIFGGAAIDKQRSGVDIAGAGSSESATFELLQHLPWFVPMAVLVMILVSIFFVSGADAASVVMGTLSQKGAVDPHRNPVIFWGVLTGAVAAVMLLVGGEDGLTGLQNLTILVAVPFVFVMIGLCISLYRDLRTDPMIIREREMLRSLGEIHDERTGEERKHRRLRHRKA; translated from the coding sequence ATGTCTGCTGACTCTGAGTCTGAGGTCCGCGCGAGAGTTCCCGAGGAAACCGGTGTCGCCGGTCACCACCCGGACGAGCACGTCCCTCCGGTCGTCGCGGCAGACAAGCCCCCCGAGACCGACCGCACCGTCTTCGGCGTGGCCGCCGTCCTGGCGCTGGCGATCATCCTGTGGGGGATCATCTCGCCGACGAGCCTGGCCGACGTGGCGGGCACCGTGCTCAACGACGCGGTCATCCCGTACGGCGGCTGGGCGTTCGTGCTGGTGGCGAGCGGGTTCGTGGTGTTCGCCGTGACGCTGGCGATCAGCCGCTACGGTCGCATCCGGCTGGGCCAGGACGGTGAGAAGCCCGAGTTCCGGACGTCGTCGTGGATCGCGATGATGTTCAGCGCCGGCATGGGCATCGGCCTGATGTTCTTCGGCGTGTACGAGCCGGTGTCGCACCTGGCCAGTCCGCCACCGGGCACCGTCGCCCCGAACTCGGACGACGCCGTGCACACCGCGATGGCCACGACGCTGTTCCACTGGACCGTGCACCCGTGGGCGATCTACGCGGTCGTCGGCCTCGCCATCGCCTACAGCACGTTCCGCCGCGGCCGCAGCCAGCTGATCAGCTCGGTGTTCGCGCCGCTGTTCGGCAAGCGCCGCACCGAGGGCCCGCTGGGCAAGGCGATCGACGTGATGGCGATCTTCGCGACGCTGTTCGGGTCGGCCGCGTCGCTGGGCCTGGGCGCGCTGCAGGTCGGCGGCGGCATGGCCTCGGTCGGCTGGATCGACAACCCGGGCACCGGTCTGCTGGTCGCGATCATCGCGATCCTGACCGTGGCGTTCATCGCCTCGGCCGTCTCCGGCGTCGCCAAGGGCATCCAGTGGCTGTCCAACATCAACATGGTGCTGGCCGCGCTGCTCGCGGTGTTCGTGCTGGTCGTCGGCCCGACCGTGCTGATCCTCAACCTCGTTCCGAACGCGATCGGCGACTACTTCCGCGAGCTGGCCGAGATGTCGGGCCGGTCCGGCGTCACGGGTGGCGCGGAGATGCAGACCTGGTTGTCCGGGTGGACGGTCTTCTACTGGGCCTGGTGGATCTCCTGGACGCCGTTCGTCGGCATGTTCATCGCGCGCATCTCGCGCGGCCGCACGATCCGCCAGTTCATCATCGGTGTCATCGCGGTGCCGAGCGTGGTGAGCCTGATCTGGTTCGCGATCTTCGGTGGCGCGGCGATCGACAAACAACGCTCCGGCGTGGACATCGCCGGGGCCGGCAGTTCCGAATCGGCGACGTTCGAGCTGCTGCAGCACCTGCCGTGGTTCGTGCCGATGGCGGTACTGGTGATGATCCTGGTGTCGATCTTCTTCGTCTCCGGCGCCGACGCGGCCTCGGTGGTGATGGGCACGTTGTCGCAGAAGGGCGCCGTCGATCCGCACCGGAACCCGGTGATCTTCTGGGGTGTGCTGACCGGGGCGGTCGCGGCGGTGATGCTGCTCGTCGGCGGGGAGGACGGGCTCACCGGTCTGCAGAACCTCACCATTCTGGTGGCCGTGCCGTTCGTGTTCGTGATGATCGGGTTGTGCATTTCGCTCTACCGCGACCTGCGCACCGATCCGATGATCATCCGGGAACGCGAGATGCTGCGGTCGCTGGGGGAGATCCACGACGAGCGCACCGGCGAGGAGCGCAAGCACCGGCGGCTGCGGCACCGCAAGGCATGA
- a CDS encoding SGNH/GDSL hydrolase family protein translates to MPPRRLGATLAATVTTVAAVLSAAPAAHADSLEYVALGDSYSAASGVQPSDPDASPLCLRSSLNYPHVIAAETGASLTDVTCGAAETRHFTAAQYPGVPPQVDALGADTDVVTMTIGGNDSGVFISAILACGSAGILALGQGSPCHDIYGSYFEDTIRDTTYPALVSALEAVRDKAPAADVAILGYPWILPATTGCFDKMPVADGDVPYLRGLQATLNDAVGRAAEATGVTYVDMSEASEGHDACQAPDVRWIEPVLQGSNPVVVHPNAQGEAAMAGEAMDALGLS, encoded by the coding sequence ATGCCGCCTCGCCGTCTCGGCGCCACCCTCGCCGCCACCGTCACCACCGTCGCCGCGGTCCTGTCCGCCGCACCCGCCGCCCACGCCGACTCCCTGGAGTACGTGGCACTGGGCGATTCCTACAGCGCCGCCTCCGGTGTCCAGCCCTCCGATCCGGACGCCTCGCCCCTGTGCCTGCGGTCGAGCCTCAACTACCCGCACGTCATCGCCGCCGAGACCGGCGCGAGCCTGACGGACGTGACGTGCGGCGCCGCGGAGACCAGGCACTTCACCGCCGCCCAGTACCCGGGCGTGCCGCCGCAGGTGGACGCCCTGGGCGCGGACACCGACGTGGTCACCATGACCATCGGCGGCAACGACAGCGGCGTGTTCATCAGCGCCATCCTGGCCTGCGGCAGCGCCGGCATCCTGGCGCTCGGCCAGGGCAGCCCCTGCCACGACATCTACGGCTCCTACTTCGAGGACACCATCCGCGACACGACCTACCCGGCACTCGTGAGCGCACTGGAAGCGGTGCGGGACAAGGCACCCGCCGCCGACGTCGCGATCCTCGGATACCCGTGGATCCTGCCCGCCACGACCGGCTGTTTCGACAAGATGCCCGTCGCGGACGGCGACGTCCCCTACCTGCGCGGCCTCCAGGCGACGCTCAACGACGCGGTGGGCCGCGCGGCCGAGGCGACCGGTGTCACCTATGTCGACATGTCGGAGGCCTCCGAGGGCCACGACGCCTGCCAGGCGCCGGACGTGCGGTGGATCGAGCCGGTCCTGCAGGGCAGCAACCCGGTCGTCGTGCACCCCAACGCCCAGGGCGAGGCCGCGATGGCCGGCGAGGCGATGGACGCGCTCGGCCTGAGCTGA
- a CDS encoding LysR family transcriptional regulator codes for MEFRHLVSFLAIADELHFGRAAARLHLTQPSLSQQLQRLERTLGVELVARTSHDVRLTSAGRAFEVEARAIVARVEKAAQSAREAAAGRTGTVSVGYNFPAGRHILPATLTRMHAEHPGVTVKLAERRTGPQLAALADGTLDVALVYGRPVTGGFRYRRLLRLPMVAVVGAGHEWAGLPGVPFAELARQSCILFDRDQCPAMYDAILAAAERTGIRLTVAQVVDDPAGTGILVSVTPLVGFASASRGMFAGSVPGGVRPVRLFDPVPAIDLYAVWRDAHTTPLQEAFLDCLETAGPFRVPAP; via the coding sequence ATGGAGTTCAGGCATCTCGTGTCGTTCCTGGCGATCGCCGACGAGCTGCACTTCGGCCGCGCCGCCGCCCGGTTGCACCTGACCCAGCCCTCGCTGAGCCAGCAGCTGCAACGGCTCGAACGCACCCTCGGCGTCGAGCTGGTCGCGCGCACCTCCCACGACGTGCGGCTGACCTCGGCGGGCCGCGCCTTCGAGGTCGAGGCGCGCGCGATCGTCGCCCGCGTCGAGAAGGCCGCCCAGTCGGCGCGGGAGGCCGCCGCCGGGCGCACCGGCACCGTCAGCGTCGGTTACAACTTCCCCGCGGGCCGGCACATCCTGCCCGCGACACTGACCAGGATGCACGCCGAGCACCCCGGCGTGACCGTGAAACTGGCGGAGCGGCGCACCGGACCGCAGCTGGCCGCCCTCGCCGACGGCACGCTGGACGTCGCGCTCGTCTACGGCCGCCCGGTCACCGGCGGATTCCGGTACCGGCGCCTGCTGCGCCTGCCGATGGTCGCCGTCGTCGGAGCAGGCCACGAATGGGCGGGCCTGCCGGGCGTGCCGTTCGCGGAGCTGGCGCGGCAGTCGTGCATCCTCTTCGACCGCGACCAGTGCCCGGCGATGTATGACGCGATCCTCGCGGCCGCGGAACGCACCGGCATCCGCCTGACCGTGGCGCAGGTGGTCGACGACCCGGCCGGGACGGGGATCCTGGTGTCGGTGACGCCGCTCGTCGGGTTCGCCTCCGCCTCGCGGGGCATGTTCGCCGGGTCCGTGCCCGGCGGGGTCCGGCCGGTGCGGCTCTTCGACCCGGTCCCGGCGATCGACCTGTACGCCGTGTGGCGCGACGCGCACACCACCCCGTTGCAGGAGGCTTTCCTCGACTGCCTCGAGACGGCCGGCCCGTTCCGGGTACCCGCGCCGTAA
- a CDS encoding helix-turn-helix domain-containing protein produces MTEDFDAVLAAVGPRLRELRRRSGATLAALSESTGIPVSTLSRLESGQRKPGLELLLPLARAHQVPLDELVGAPASGDPRVYPRPFTRHGMTVVPLTRKPGGLQAFKQILPAGANDREPDPRSHEGYHWLYVLNGRLRVVLGEEDLVLAAGEVAEFDTHLPHWFGNADARPVEFLSILGPQGERFHIRARYRP; encoded by the coding sequence ATGACCGAAGACTTCGACGCCGTACTGGCCGCAGTCGGCCCGCGCCTGCGCGAGCTGCGCCGCCGCAGCGGGGCCACGCTGGCCGCCCTGTCGGAGAGCACCGGGATCCCGGTCAGCACCTTGTCCCGACTGGAATCCGGGCAGCGCAAACCGGGCCTGGAACTCCTGCTCCCCCTGGCACGGGCGCACCAGGTGCCGCTGGACGAGCTGGTCGGCGCCCCGGCCAGCGGCGATCCGCGGGTCTACCCCCGTCCGTTCACCCGGCACGGCATGACGGTCGTACCGTTGACGCGCAAACCCGGCGGGTTGCAGGCGTTCAAGCAGATCCTGCCCGCCGGGGCGAACGACCGTGAACCGGACCCGCGTTCCCACGAGGGCTACCACTGGCTGTACGTCCTGAATGGACGGTTGCGCGTCGTGCTGGGCGAGGAGGACCTCGTGCTCGCCGCGGGAGAGGTCGCCGAGTTCGACACCCACCTCCCCCACTGGTTCGGCAACGCCGACGCGCGGCCCGTGGAGTTCCTGAGCATCCTCGGACCCCAGGGAGAGCGTTTCCACATCCGGGCCCGCTACCGCCCCTGA
- a CDS encoding MBL fold metallo-hydrolase has translation MQLTVLGCRSGMPAAGSPSSGYLVETGRTRLLLDCGPGIATALSASAGPLDGVVITHLHLDHCHDLLPLGKSLLRPLLRFPGAPEPGGEFERVPLLVPAGAKELFERWALLFPISSMPVLNRAFEVAFDVREYEPGERFELGDCVIELHGLVHASPNCGIRVSHGDRTLAYTGDTGMTDALVKLAANADVLLSEATLREADQTDHGHLSAAEAGRVAAAAGAGELVLTHFVSTDPAWLHGLLTEATAEFDGPVRLAEPGMRI, from the coding sequence ATGCAGCTCACTGTTCTCGGGTGCCGGTCGGGGATGCCCGCCGCCGGGTCACCCAGCTCCGGCTACCTCGTGGAGACCGGGCGGACCCGCCTGTTGCTCGACTGCGGCCCGGGCATCGCGACCGCGTTGTCCGCGTCGGCGGGGCCGCTGGACGGTGTGGTGATCACCCACCTGCACCTGGACCACTGCCACGATCTGCTGCCGCTGGGCAAGTCGCTGCTCCGGCCGTTGCTGCGCTTCCCGGGCGCGCCCGAGCCCGGCGGCGAGTTCGAACGGGTGCCGCTGCTCGTCCCGGCCGGGGCGAAGGAGCTGTTCGAGCGGTGGGCGCTGCTGTTCCCGATCTCGTCGATGCCGGTGCTGAACCGGGCCTTCGAGGTGGCCTTCGACGTGCGCGAGTACGAGCCGGGGGAGCGGTTCGAGCTCGGTGACTGCGTCATCGAGCTGCACGGGCTGGTGCACGCCAGCCCCAACTGCGGGATCCGCGTGTCGCACGGTGATCGCACACTGGCCTACACCGGTGACACCGGTATGACCGACGCGCTGGTGAAGCTGGCGGCGAACGCCGACGTCCTCCTGAGCGAGGCGACGCTGCGTGAGGCCGACCAGACTGACCACGGCCACCTCAGCGCCGCCGAGGCAGGCCGGGTGGCCGCGGCCGCCGGGGCGGGGGAGCTGGTGCTGACCCACTTCGTCTCCACGGACCCCGCGTGGCTGCACGGCCTGCTGACCGAGGCGACCGCGGAGTTCGACGGCCCGGTCCGCCTGGCCGAACCCGGGATGCGGATCTAG
- a CDS encoding GrpB family protein has product MPTNEEITRHHDPDPDENPWVHGPPAPETVVIVGYDPDWPHRYETVAAAIRGALGDAVLDLAHVGSTSVPGLAAKDVIDIDLTVADPRDEDTYLPPLERLGYDLTVREPSFHEHRCLRLERPRVNLHVFGPDCPETIRHRMFRDWLRTSPADRERYENAKRAAVPGGGRVMDYNARKQDVIREIYDRLFRAAGLL; this is encoded by the coding sequence GTGCCCACGAACGAGGAGATCACCCGTCACCACGACCCGGACCCGGACGAGAACCCGTGGGTGCACGGCCCGCCCGCGCCCGAGACGGTGGTCATCGTCGGCTACGACCCGGACTGGCCGCACCGCTACGAGACCGTCGCGGCCGCGATCCGCGGGGCGCTCGGCGACGCGGTGCTGGACCTCGCGCACGTGGGCTCCACGTCGGTCCCCGGCCTCGCGGCGAAGGACGTCATCGACATCGACCTCACCGTCGCCGATCCGCGGGACGAGGACACCTACCTGCCCCCGCTCGAACGGCTCGGCTACGACCTCACCGTCCGCGAGCCCTCGTTCCACGAGCACCGCTGCCTGCGGCTGGAGCGGCCACGCGTCAACCTGCACGTGTTCGGACCGGACTGCCCGGAAACCATCCGGCACCGCATGTTCCGCGACTGGCTGCGCACCTCTCCCGCCGACCGCGAGCGCTACGAGAACGCCAAACGGGCCGCGGTCCCCGGCGGCGGGCGCGTGATGGACTACAACGCGCGCAAGCAGGACGTGATCCGCGAGATCTACGACCGCCTCTTCCGCGCCGCGGGGCTGCTCTAG
- a CDS encoding alpha/beta fold hydrolase, with amino-acid sequence MVKLDRVLSRPGAEISFTDTARTGPAVVLTHGAGVDHAMFDAQIAVLRARGFRVIAWDLRGHGASALARGTRFTAADALGDLTALLDACQVDGAVLVGHSLGGNLAQAFTRDHADRVRGLVVMDSTWNAGPLSGFERFALRLAAPALAVIPARTLPGRMARASAVSPAAIARTEAVFARMPKDRFLDVWRATVSFVEPDPGYRSPVPLALVRGARDRTGNIATAMPRWAAVEGVTEHVIPGAGHIVSLDAPDATSDVLVRTLDEWGVTATDRRGVPG; translated from the coding sequence ATGGTGAAACTGGATCGGGTGCTCAGCCGTCCGGGCGCCGAGATCTCCTTCACGGACACGGCGCGGACGGGACCGGCGGTGGTGCTCACGCATGGGGCCGGTGTCGACCACGCGATGTTCGACGCGCAGATCGCCGTGCTGAGGGCACGGGGTTTCCGCGTGATCGCGTGGGACCTGCGGGGACACGGAGCGTCGGCGCTCGCCAGGGGCACCAGGTTCACGGCCGCCGACGCGCTCGGCGATCTCACGGCGCTGCTGGACGCGTGCCAGGTCGACGGGGCCGTGCTCGTGGGACATTCTCTCGGTGGCAACCTCGCGCAGGCGTTCACGCGCGATCACGCGGACCGGGTGCGGGGCCTCGTCGTGATGGACTCGACCTGGAACGCCGGCCCGCTGTCGGGGTTCGAGCGCTTCGCGCTGCGGCTCGCGGCTCCCGCGCTCGCCGTCATCCCCGCCCGCACACTTCCCGGTCGCATGGCGCGGGCGTCGGCGGTGTCCCCGGCCGCGATCGCCCGGACCGAAGCGGTCTTCGCGCGCATGCCCAAGGACAGGTTCCTCGACGTGTGGAGAGCCACCGTGTCGTTCGTCGAGCCGGATCCCGGCTACCGGTCGCCGGTGCCGCTCGCGCTGGTGCGGGGCGCACGGGATCGCACGGGCAACATCGCCACCGCGATGCCCCGCTGGGCCGCCGTCGAAGGCGTCACCGAGCACGTCATCCCGGGCGCGGGCCACATCGTGTCCCTGGACGCACCCGACGCCACCTCGGATGTGCTGGTGCGAACTCTCGACGAGTGGGGCGTCACGGCAACGGATCGGCGAGGAGTGCCCGGATGA
- a CDS encoding GbsR/MarR family transcriptional regulator, which yields MSPGEQQFVNAMGDTLATWNLPRATGRVYGYLLLRGDASSSERLRADLSLSSGAVSTAIRELVSWGLARTLPQPGSRRLLVEAAGGFEQLLAASHERIRTFIRTLQAAEQLTGDAHATRRLHEVMDLFRTYVEAGEEVLRGRGRA from the coding sequence ATGAGTCCCGGCGAGCAGCAGTTCGTGAACGCGATGGGCGACACCCTCGCCACCTGGAACCTTCCGCGCGCGACCGGGCGCGTGTACGGGTACCTGCTGTTGCGAGGCGACGCGTCGAGTTCGGAGCGGCTGCGCGCCGATCTGTCCCTCAGCTCCGGTGCGGTGAGCACGGCGATCCGTGAGCTGGTCTCGTGGGGCCTGGCCCGCACCCTTCCGCAGCCGGGGAGCCGGCGTCTGCTCGTCGAGGCCGCGGGCGGCTTCGAACAGCTCCTCGCCGCGAGCCACGAACGGATCCGGACGTTCATCCGCACACTCCAGGCCGCGGAACAGCTGACCGGGGACGCCCACGCCACGCGCCGCCTCCACGAGGTCATGGATCTGTTCCGGACCTACGTCGAGGCGGGCGAAGAAGTCCTGCGTGGACGCGGGCGGGCCTGA
- a CDS encoding histone-like nucleoid-structuring protein Lsr2 — protein MARSVVVSLVDDLDGSEADETVEFALDGVSYEIDLSDDNAAELRDTLAQFVGHARRTGGRKRRATNGNTARTAAAAPASPSKSDREQNAAVRAWARDNGFDISDRGRIPSEVIEAYQAKN, from the coding sequence ATGGCGCGGTCAGTAGTGGTGTCCTTGGTGGACGATCTGGATGGTTCCGAGGCCGACGAGACGGTCGAGTTCGCGCTCGACGGGGTCAGCTACGAAATCGATCTGTCCGACGACAACGCGGCGGAGTTGCGCGACACCCTGGCCCAGTTCGTCGGGCATGCCCGCCGGACCGGCGGCCGCAAACGCCGCGCCACGAACGGCAACACGGCCCGCACGGCGGCCGCGGCGCCCGCGAGCCCGTCCAAATCGGACCGTGAGCAGAACGCCGCGGTGCGGGCCTGGGCGCGCGACAACGGTTTCGACATCTCCGATCGCGGCCGCATCCCGTCCGAGGTCATCGAGGCGTACCAGGCGAAGAACTGA
- a CDS encoding IclR family transcriptional regulator, with protein sequence MAEPGVRVLGRACDVLDCFTEAEPRLSVADLRARTGLPATTVARIVSTLLQEGLLVREGDSYRVGLRVLVWSAPARSGSSLLGVARPFVEQLRDVTGESAGVYVRQDATRVLVESAASRHSVIYRGYVGQVLPLHAGAAGKCFMAFDESALATALAAGLERYTDSTVVTRDELDRQLAQVRERGWAFTESEREIGLNSVAAPVPGFDGRPEAALAIGGPSFRLDREEAERVGPIVAATARAIAARMGHVPAEEPADV encoded by the coding sequence ATGGCTGAGCCCGGGGTGCGCGTGCTGGGGCGCGCGTGCGACGTTCTGGATTGCTTCACCGAGGCCGAACCCCGTCTGAGCGTGGCGGACCTGCGCGCTCGGACGGGGTTGCCCGCGACCACCGTCGCGCGGATCGTGTCCACCCTCCTGCAGGAGGGGCTCCTGGTCCGGGAGGGGGACTCCTACCGCGTCGGGCTGCGGGTGCTGGTCTGGAGCGCCCCGGCGCGCTCGGGGTCGAGCCTGCTCGGGGTCGCGCGGCCGTTCGTCGAGCAGCTGCGGGACGTCACGGGGGAGAGCGCCGGCGTCTACGTGCGTCAGGACGCCACCCGCGTGCTCGTCGAGTCGGCGGCCTCCCGCCACTCGGTGATCTACCGGGGCTACGTCGGCCAGGTGCTGCCGCTGCACGCCGGCGCGGCGGGCAAGTGCTTCATGGCCTTCGACGAGAGCGCGCTCGCCACCGCGCTCGCCGCCGGCCTCGAGCGCTACACCGATTCGACCGTCGTCACGCGCGACGAGCTCGACCGCCAGCTCGCGCAGGTGCGCGAGCGCGGCTGGGCCTTCACCGAGAGCGAGCGGGAGATCGGTCTCAACTCGGTCGCCGCGCCGGTGCCGGGGTTCGACGGCAGGCCGGAGGCGGCACTGGCGATCGGCGGTCCCTCGTTCCGGCTCGACCGCGAGGAGGCCGAGCGCGTCGGCCCGATCGTCGCCGCCACGGCGCGGGCCATCGCCGCGCGCATGGGGCACGTCCCGGCCGAGGAGCCCGCCGATGTCTGA